The Phaeodactylum tricornutum CCAP 1055/1 chromosome 8, whole genome shotgun sequence genome has a window encoding:
- a CDS encoding predicted protein yields the protein MEMAMKVIVWDFRRHGKHKMMGEFETTIRGMTGDKSSRSKPYVDENVAHRKDHKEKAMSAQSSRRPEFVDYLSGGCQISLAVAIDFTASNGDPRQPGTPHYFHPPESKEWNDYEKAIFAVGSILAKYDSDQRFPVWGFGAKYNNVVRHCFQCGSDVEVEGVQGIMDAYRGVFRTPLTMSYPTIFTEVIQTSASYARHEQVQSKLSYTILLILTSGNVENMKETKKHLIEASGEPMSVVIVGIGDADFSGMEFLDEHDPDRDGGRDITKFVQFSDYKSFNALTEAVLDEIPEQLVTYFYDRKILPGKLEDYDENDLEVESADDDERTFTFLG from the exons ATGGAAATGGCAATGAAAGTCATCGTTTGGGATTTCCGTCGACATGGAAAACACAAGATGATGGGGGAATTTGAAACTACGATACGCG GTATGACCGGTGACAAGAGCAGCCGCTCGAAGCCGTACGTCGATGAAAATGTCGCGCATCGCAAAGATcacaaagaaaaggcaatgTCGGCGCAATCATCGAGGAGACCAGAATTTGTCGACTATCTGTCGGGTGGCTGTCAAATCAGTTTGGCCGTTGCGATTGATTTCACTGCTTCTAATGGTGATCCTAGACAACCGGGGACACCGCACTATTTTCATCCTCCCGAATCGAAAGAATGGAATGATTACGAAAAGGCTATTTTCGCCGTAGGCTCAATACTTGCCAAGTATGATTCCGACCAGCGATTTCCAGTTTGGGGCTTTGGTGCCAAGTATAACAATGTTGTCCGACACTGCTTTCAATGCGGTAGTGACGTGGAAGTAGAAGGAGTGCAAGGCATTATGGATGCCTATCGAGGTGTTTTTCGTACACCTTTGACCATGAGCTATCCAACAATTTTTACGGAAGTCATTCAGACTTCGGCATCTTACGCACGTCACGAGCAGGTAC aatcaaaATTGTCATACACTATCCTGCTTATCCTCACGTCGGGAAATGTCGAAAACATGAAGGAAACTAAGAAACACTTAATCGAAGCCAGCGGGGAGCCCATGTCAGTGGTAATTGTTGGTATTGGCGACGCAGACTTTTCTGGGATGGAATTTTTGGATGAACATGATCCCGATCGAGATGGTGGACGTGACATAACCAAGTTCGTACAATTTAGTGATTATAAATCATTCAATGCGTTGACAGAAGCTGTACTCGACGAGATTCCGGAGCAACTGGTTACCTACTTCTACGATCGAAAGATTTTGCCGGGCAAACTGGAGGATTatgacgaaaacgatttgGAGGTCGAGTCtgcagacgacgacgagagaACGTTTACTTTTTTGGGATAG
- a CDS encoding predicted protein → MSLPFAQKVYIVAAKRTPFGAFGGALKSVSATDLGAHATKTALASGNVDPSLVDAVYFGNVIQSSPDAAYLARHVGLQAQCPIATPALTINRLCGSGFETVVQAANGIRLGESHVAVAGGTENMSAAPLTLDGNVARWGGVKLGHGMKLGDALWDGLTDSLAQTPMGQTAENLATQYNISRAECDEYAIRSQQTWGAAQQAGLFDAEMAPMELPGRKGTTTVVDTDEHPRVDTLLEKIASLRPVFSKTGVVTAANASGICDGAGAVILASEQAVLEHNLTPLCRVVSYGITGCEPTVMGIGPVEAIRQALHRANLKLADMDRIEINEAFAAQVLACAKELGLDWDKTNLHGGAISLGHPLGASGSRIVAHLAHEFATNSAAQYHIGSACIGGGQGIAVLMERV, encoded by the exons ATGAGTCTTCCGTTTGCCCAAAAGGTGTACATCGTGGCGGCCAAGCGTACGCCCTTCGGAGCCTTTGGCGGTGCACTCAAGTCCGTCAGTGCGACGGACTTGGGTGCGCACGCGACCAAGACAGCACTGGCGTCCGGCAACGTGGATCCGTCCCTCGTCGACGCCGTCTACTTTGGCAACGTCATTCAATCCAGTCCGGATGCGGCCTACCTCGCCCGACACGTGGGACTGCAAGCCCAGTGTCCAATTGCCACACCCGCTCTCACTATCAACCGACTCTGCGGATCCGGATTCGAAACCGTCGTGCAAGCCGCCAACGGAATACGACTCGGCGAATCGCACGTTGCCGTAGCGGGAGGTACGGAAAACATGTCCGCCGCGCCCCTTACCTTGGACGGAAACGTGGCGCGATGGGGTGGAGTCAAATTAGGACACGGGATGAAGCTGGGAGACGCTCTCTGGGATGGACTCACCGATAGTCTCGCGCAAACACCCATGGGACAGACGGCCGAAAATCTAGCCACCCAGTACAACATTTCCCGAGCC GAATGCGACGAATACGCCATTCGCAGTCAACAAACGTGGGGTGCGGCACAACAGGCCGGATTGTTCGACGCCGAAATGGCTCCCATGGAATTACCCGGCCGCAAAGGCACCACCACGGTCGTGGACACGGATGAGCATCCCCGCGTCGATACCCTGCTCGAAAAGATTGCCAGCCTCCGtcccgtcttttccaaaactgGCGTCGTTACGGCCGCCAACGCCTCGGGCATTTGCGACGGAGCGGGGGCCGTCATTCTCGCTTCCGAACAAGCCGTGCTCGAACACAACCTCACGCCGCTCTGCCGGGTCGTCTCGTACGGAATTACCGGATGTGAACCTACCGTCATGGGTATCGGTCCCGTGGAGGCCATTCGGCAGGCCTTGCACCGAGCCAATCTCAAGTTGGCCGACATGGATCGGATCGAAATCaacgaagcctttgccgCCCAAGTCCTGGCATGTGCCAAGGAACTAGGCCTCGATTGGGACAAGACTAATCTGCACGGTGGCGCTATTTCACTCGGACATCCCTTGGGCGCGTCCGGTTCCCGCATCGTCGCTCACCTTGCCCACGAGTTTGCCACCAATTCCGCGGCACAGTACCACATTGGCAGTGCCTGCATCGGAGGAGGGCAAGGTATCGCTGTTCTCATGGAGCGAGTGTAG
- a CDS encoding predicted protein, which produces MRVPSPVESTRWLPSASTSAKLFGVGATIGPVVDSLHNQVLLRYNIAPITIDWPSSWAGTSDSTLIATTASHFFCSSWTVPPLLGVAYIVLGGILPRLFQKGINAVSPSLTDQPSVDDSQNESTLERTLRWKAILAVLSTAAIIQLSDFWTTHPDATRAVLGTLIEQPAEQHILALLLLALLQWAVLDGTLAALLVASITSIGGPLSELPLVAANVWTYLPSAADYTPLLNIEWPLLASLLGDDYATLALSSITGPCYFAVTMDAIALARWFDVNARVEISKDR; this is translated from the coding sequence ATGCGCGTTCCGTCACCAGTCGAAAGTACCCGATGGTTGCCTTCCGCGTCGACCAGTGCCAAGTTGTTTGGTGTCGGCGCGACGATCGGTCCCGTTGTGGATAGCTTACACAATCAAGTGTTGCTGCGGTACAACATCGCCCCCATTACCATTGACTGGCCCTCCTCGTGGGCCGGGACGAGTGATTCGACTTTGATTGCGACCACTGCCTCTCATTTCTTTTGTTCCAGTTGGACTGTGCCCCCGTTGCTTGGCGTTGCTTATATAGTTCTCGGCGGTATACTGCCTCGGCTCTTTCAGAAAGGTATCAATGCGGTCTCTCCGTCTCTCACTGACCAACCGAGTGTAGATGATTCCCAGAACGAATCGACGTTGGAGCGTACGTTGCGCTGGAAAGCGATCCTTGCCGTACTCAGTACCGCCGCGATCATTCAGCTTTCGGACTTCTGGACCACGCATCCCGACGCCACCCGCGCCGTACTAGGAACTCTGATCGAACAACCTGCCGAGCAGCATATTCTAGCCTTGCTGCTGTTGGCGCTTTTACAGTGGGCCGTCCTCGACGGTACCTTGGCTGCCTTGCTGGTGGCCTCGATAACTTCCATCGGCGGTCCGCTGTCGGAACTCCCTTTGGTCGCGGCCAACGTTTGGACCTACCTGCCGTCCGCTGCCGATTACACACCGTTGCTCAATATTGAGTGGCCGCTGCTGGCGAGTCTTCTGGGCGACGATTACGCTACTCTGGCTCTGTCGAGTATCACGGGACCGTGCTACTTTGCGGTCACCATGGATGCGATTGCCCTCGCTAGGTGGTTCGACGTCAATGCACGAGTCGAAATCAGCAAGGACCGGTAG
- a CDS encoding predicted protein produces MEAGPVQWENLDVSDVSTAATDVPIVIRKCIELFEAHEADVHSNAQGRNRPVVLGQVGIRCRFCAAVPPKERCKGAMYYPSRLVGLYQAAQNLANSHLVGMCPFVPADIRDQLVSLKDKKSAAGGGKTEWADRAHNVGVFEDDHGLRFAERLDSFRTQLRGVGHH; encoded by the exons ATGGAAGCAGGACCCGTGCAGTGGGAAAACTTGGACGTTTCCGACGTATCCACCGCTGCTACGGACGTTCCCA TCGTCATCCGCAAGTGTATCGAATTGTTCGAAGCGCACGAGGCCGACGTCCACTCCAACGCGCAGGGACGGAACAGACCCGTGGTCTTGGGACAAGTGGGGATTCGCTGTCGCTTTTGTGCCGCCGTGCCACCCAAAGAACGATGCAAGGGAGCAATGTATTACCCCTCTCGTCTTGTGGGTCTCTACCAAGCAGCGCAAAATTTAGCCAATTCACATCTCGTGGGAATGTGTCCGTTCGTTCCAGCAGACATTCGCGATCAGCTGGTCAGCCTCAAGGACAAAAAGTCGGCGGCGGGTGGAGGCAAAACCGAGTGGGCTGATCGAGCGCATAATGTGGGagtttttgaagacgacCACGGTCTACGGTTTGCGGAGCGCCTGGATTCATTCCGGACCCAGCTCCGTGGAGTTGGTCACCATtag
- a CDS encoding predicted protein has product MVKSRKKSPWREPKSAPSCITKSGSSTQGRVPGKKRLTLHRSSAPSSVQMDIEEQLRRQRKKQQESKIEDERALRENPMVLGRLFYDKERDAYFPKTSSLDSVNDNSLPTTVEVGKAESKAKNNAFPFLSHNPDCHNASSHRYCYLSNMCSSPLMNKRLRTSWYCRVLLESMRLTPCGAFSRKNSVLNTMFPRTFEDDLDCKINLPRWTRTFDVRPSSHGSCALDVASLVGERAVLQSGIDGAVVSVAGCTSVRMMGDSFPGHVGVLKTREYPTLFTHFSTHSSERTTLYEISAKINDFSVLDSQVIFATGVPRNQRRGPWALKSRGSDGTFGHASRLEIKEDFPQSDMMCVEEMVSFQKNSVLLGHRNGQITLLDTRRRSCLSSKDAPEFGAVSSLNSLEANVQVLARGYFGTCRLYDLRKIGSGTMSRIDSSVVHEFRVPEQLSTTRLTNKCSGIAADPTQSAVISPFVNQDEVPCLGLWSLYSGIFIGAKKLAPQWEDTTPASTSWGVSWVELCRQITPGRQWHLSKSDELMPHIVDLPDAFGLWYKCGQSMAGPVLPPAAGNIHHVYVDGHIPSVQ; this is encoded by the coding sequence ATGGTCAAGTCGCGAAAGAAGTCACCGTGGCGAGAGCCGAAGAGCGCTCCTAGTTGTATCACGAAGAGTGGGAGTTCTACCCAGGGAAGGGTTCCCGGCAAGAAGAGGCTTACCCTTCACCGATCGTCGGCACCGTCTAGTGTCCAAATGGATATTGAAGAACAGCTCCGCCGgcaacgaaagaagcaaCAAGAGTCCAAAATTGAGGACGAACGTGCGTTAAGAGAGAATCCCATGGTTTTGGGACGTTTGTTCTACGACAAAGAACGAGATGCATACTTTCCCAAGACTTCTTCGCTAGACTCTGTAAACGACAACTCTTTGCCAACGACGGTAGAGGTTGGAAAGGCTGAAAGCAAGGCCAAAAACAATGCTTTCCCGTTCCTATCGCACAACCCAGATTGCCACAACGCGTCGTCACATCGATACTGCTACCTGAGCAACATGTGTTCTTCGCCACTGATGAATAAACGTTTGCGAACCAGCTGGTATTGTCGAGTTCTTTTGGAAAGTATGAGACTGACACCGTGCGGGGCATTTTCCAGGAAGAACTCTGTTTTGAATACGATGTTTCCGAGAACGTTTGAGGATGATCTTGACTGCAAAATCAACTTGCCACGATGGACTCGGACATTTGACGTCCGACCGTCTAGTCATGGGTCCTGTGCACTCGATGTGGCGTCACTCGTGGGCGAACGGGCAGTACTACAGAGTGGCATTGACGGTGCTGTCGTCAGCGTAGCCGGATGTACAAGCGTTCGGATGATGGGAGATTCGTTTCCGGGACACGTTGGGGTACTCAAGACCCGCGAGTATCCGACTTTATTTACACACTTTTCGACCCACTCTTCCGAAAGGACAACTTTGTATGAAATATCCGCAAAGATCAACGATTTTTCGGTACTGGATTCGCAGGTCATTTTTGCCACCGGCGTACCAAGAAACCAACGACGTGGGCCATGGGCTTTAAAATCAAGAGGGTCGGACGGAACATTTGGTCACGCTAGTCGCCTTGAAATCAAGGAAGACTTTCCACAGTCCGACATGATGTGTGTGGAGGAGATGGTATCCTTTCAAAAAAACTCAGTCCTCCTTGGCCATCGGAATGGTCAAATAACGCTCTTGGATACGCGGCGACGATCTTGCTTATCGTCGAAAGATGCGCCAGAGTTTGGTGCCGTGTCAAGCCTAAATAGCTTGGAGGCGAATGTTCAGGTTCTAGCTCGGGGATATTTTGGCACTTGTCGACTATACGATTTGCGAAAAATTGGTTCCGGTACCATGTCGAGGATAGACTCGTCAGTCGTACACGAATTCAGAGTACCAGAACAATTGTCAACGACTCGATTGACGAATAAATGTAGTGGTATTGCTGCTGATCCAACACAAAGCGCCGTAATATCACCGTTTGTAAATCAAGATGAAGTGCCTTGTTTAGGTCTTTGGTCGCTTTATTCCGGAATCTTTATCGGAGCGAAGAAACTTGCTCCGCAATGGGAAGATACGACCCCGGCTTCTACTTCCTGGGGAGTCTCTTGGGTTGAGCTGTGCCGTCAGATTACCCCAGGTCGACAATGGCATTTATCTAAGTCTGATGAGTTGATGCCGCACATAGTGGATCTGCCTGACGCTTTTGGGCTTTGGTACAAATGTGGGCAGTCAATGGCCGGGCCTGTTCTCCCACCCGCGGCGGGAAATATACACCACGTCTATGTTGATGGCCACATTCCATCCGTGCAGTAG
- a CDS encoding predicted protein: protein AVVGTSSKFGATIIPRVAALLQVSPVTDIVQILAKDTFIRPMYAGNALAKVQTKEGFQVLSIRPTSFEKAPLQDTTVTVETIEVAEFTDSVWVGESVQQSDRPDLGSAAVVVSGGRGMQSGENFGLLEQLADKLGGGAVGASRAAVDAGMVPNDMQVGQTGKVVAPDLYLAVGISGAIQHLSGMRDSKTIVAINKDPDAPIFQVADYGLAQDLFEAVPELTEKL from the exons GCCGTGGTGGGAACCAGCTCCAAGTTCGGTGCCACCATTATTCCTCGGGTAGCGGCGCTCTTGCAAGTCAGCCCCGTCACCGATATTGTTCAAATCCTTGCCAAAG ATACCTTCATTCGCCCCATGTACGCTGGAAACGCCTTGGCCAAAGTCCAAACCAAAGAAGGCTTCCAAGTCTTATCAATCCGACCCACTAGTTTCGAAAAGGCTCCCTTGCAGGACACTACCGTGACGGTAGAAACCATCGAAGTAGCCGAATTTACCGACAGTGTTTGGGTTGGAGAAAGTGTGCAACAATCCGATCGCCCCGATTTGGGCAGTGCCGCGGTCGTTGTTTCCGGCGGACGAGGGATGCAATCCGGGGAAAACTTTGGGCTCCTCGAACAATTGGCCGACAAACTCGGCGGTGGTGCCGTGGGCGCCTCCCGCGCCGCCGTCGACGCCGGAATGGTACCCAACGATATGCAGGTCGGACAAACCGGCAAAGTCGTCGCACCCGATCTCTACCTCGCCGTAGGTATCAGCGGAGCAATTCAACATTTGAGCGGAATGAGGGATTCCAAAACCATCGTCGCCATCAATAAGGACCCCGACGCCCCCATCTTTCAAGTAGCCGATTACGGACTCGCGCAAGATTTGTTTGAAGCCGTTCCGGAATTGACGGAAAAGCTTTAA